The following coding sequences lie in one Rhea pennata isolate bPtePen1 chromosome 10, bPtePen1.pri, whole genome shotgun sequence genomic window:
- the ITGA11 gene encoding integrin alpha-11 isoform X3, whose translation MDPRRGLAVAWVLCLLPGFSDAFNIDTKRPKIIAGSKEAYFGYTVQQHDIGGKKWLVVGAPYETNGQQKTGDVYKCPVNGDTHSNCTKLNLGRVTLSNVSERKDNMRLGLSLATNPKDNSFLACSPLWSHECGSSYYTTGMCSRVNSNFRFSKTVAPALQRCQTYMDIIIVLDGSNSIYPWVEVQHFLINILKKFYIGPGQIQVGVVQYGEDVVHEFHLNDYRSVKDVVAAASHIEQRGGTETRTAYGIEFARSEAFQKGGRKGAKRVMIVITDGESHDSPDLEKVIEDSEKDNVTRYAVAVLGYYNRRGINPEAFLNEIKFIASDPDDKHFFNVTDEAALKDIVDALGERIFSLEGTNNKNEISFGLEMSQTGFSSHIVEDGILLGAVGAYDWNGAVLKETSSGKVIPLRESYLQEFPEELKNHGAYLGYTVSSVVSAERRRIYVAGAPRFNHTGKVIIFTMHNNRNLSIHQALKGEQIGSYYGSEISSVDVNGDGVTDALLVGAPMYFSEGRERGKVYVYALRENRFVFSGALEDLQSYQNSRFGSCIATVPDLNQDSYNDVVVGAPLEDDHQGAIYIFHGFEETILKKYKQRIAAVDLGPGLMYFGCSIHGQLDLNEDGLIDLAVGSLGNAVLLWSRSVVQINASVRFEPSKINIFTKDCKRNGKDATCMSAFVCFAAVFLSAHFQTASVAMRYDATIDERRYTPRAHLDENADRHTRKVLTLLAGQEHCDRLNFHVLDTADYVKPVAFSVDYDLVSPEDGPMLDDGWPTSLKVSVPFWNGCNEDEHCVPDLVLDARSDVPSAMEYCRRALRKSPSDCAAYTLSFDTSIFIIESTRRRVAVEATLENRGENAYSTVLNISFSRNLQFASLIQKDDADGNIECAAEDKHPGRKVCNVSYPFFRAKAKVAFRLDFEFSKSVFLPSMEIYLTASSDSDESESTRGDNAVLLRYPLKYEADLLFTRTSSLDYYELKPNSSLERFDGLGPPFQCRFKLQNLGFFPVEGVTIKFTIPVATRGGNRLLLLTDFTPAQENATCNVWGNATDYRRAPAEEDLLGTPQLNHSNADVVSIDCDVKLTPNEETDFRLGGSLWVKSLKALKFKSLKLTTNAVLQRRFRSPFVFREEDPSRQVTFEISKPEESRIPIWIVLGSTLGGLLLLALLVLALWKGV comes from the exons GCTGGTGGTGGGAGCGCCCTACGAAACCAACGGACAGCAAAAGACGGGAGACGTCTACAAGTGCCCGGTGAACGGTGACACCCACAGCAACTGCACCAAACTCAACCTAG GAAGAGTGACGCTTTCCAACGTCTCCGAGCGGAAGGATAACATGCGCCTTGGTCTGAGCCTGGCCACCAACCCCAAGGACAACAGCTTCCTG GCCTGCAGCCCTCTCTGGTCCCACGAGTGTGGGAGCTCTTACTACACCACAGGAATGTGCTCCAGGGTGAACTCCAACTTCAGATTCTCCAAGACCGTGGCTCCCGCTCTCCAGA GATGCCAGACGTACATGGACATAATCATAGTTCTGGATGGATCAAACAGCATATACCCTTGGGTTGAAGTTCAGCACTTCCTGATAAACATCTTGAAAAAATTCTATATTGGCCCTGGCCAGATTCAA GTTGGAGTCGTTCAGTACGGAGAAGACGTCGTCCATGAGTTTCATTTAAATGACTACCGGTCTGTAAAAGATGTGGTAGCGGCTGCCAGTCACATAGAGCAAAGAGGCGGCACCGAAACCCGGACAGCCTACGGGATAGAGTTTGCTCG CTCGGAAGCGTTTCAGAAAGGTGGCCGGAAAGGGGCAAAGAGAGTAATGATTGTAATCACAGATGGAGAGTCGCACGACAGCCCAGACCTGGAGAAGGTGATCGAGGACAGCGAGAAGGACAACGTCACCCGCTATGCGGTGGCT GTCCTGGGCTATTACAACAGAAGAGGAATCAATCCGGAAGCCTTTCTGAACGAAATAAAATTCATAGCGAGCGACCCGGACGACAAGCACTTCTTCAACGTCACAGACGAAGCCGCGCTCAAAGACATAGTGGATGCGCTGGGAGAAAGGATATTCAGCCTGGAAG gaACTAACAACAAGAATGAAATCTCCTTTGGACTGGAAATGTCCCAGACTGGATTTTCATCACATATTGTGGAA gaCGGGATCTTGCTGGGGGCGGTGGGTGCCTACGACTGGAACGGAGCGGTCCTCAAGGAAACCAGCAGCGGGAAGGTCATCCCGCTCCGCGAGTCCTATCTGCAGGAGTTCCCCGAAGAGCTGAAAAATCACGGCGCTTATTTAG gtTACACCGTCTCCTCCGTGGTGTCGGCCGAGCGCCGGCGGATCTACGTCGCCGGAGCGCCCCGGTTCAACCACACGGGGAAGGTCATCATCTTCACCATGCACAACAACCGGAACCTCAGCATCCACCAGGCGCTGAAGGGCGAGCAG ATCGGCTCCTACTACGGCAGCGAGATCAGCTCGGTGGACGTGAACGGCGACGGCGTCACGGACGCGCTGCTGGTGGGAGCCCCCATGTACTTCAGcgagggcagggagagggggaaggtCTACGTCTACGCCCTGAGAGAG AACCGCTTCGTTTTCAGCGGGGCCCTCGAGGATCTGCAGAGCTACCAGAACTCCCGGTTCGGCTCCTGCATCGCCACGGTCCCTGATCTCAACCAGGACTCCTACAACGACGTCGTCGTCGGGGCGCCTCTGGAAGACGACCACCAAGGAGCAATATACATCTTCCATGGCTTTGAAGAGACCATCCTGAAGAAATACAAGCAG aggatAGCAGCTGTGGACCTCGGACCAGGCCTGATGTATTTTGGATGCAGTATCCATGGACAGCTGGATCTGAATGAAGATGGGCTCATAGACTTAGCAGTTGGCTCTCTTGGGAATGCCGTGCTCTTATG GTCCCGCAGCGTCGTCCAAATCAACGCCAGCGTCCGCTTCGAGCCGTCCAAAATCAACATCTTCACCAAGGACTGCAAGCGGAACGGGAAGGATGCCACCTGCATGTCAGCCTTCGTCTGCTTCGCCGCagtcttcctctctgctcactTCCAGACGGCCAGCGTGG CAATGAGGTACGATGCCACCATCGACGAGCGGAGGTACACGCCGCGGGCCCACCTGGACGAGAACGCGGACAGGCACACTCGCAAGGTGCTCACCTTGCTCGCCGGACAAGAGCACTGCGACAGGCTGAACTTCCACGTATTG GACACAGCTGACTATGTGAAGCCGGTGGCATTTTCCGTAGACTATGACCTGGTGAGCCCTGAGGATGGTCCCATGCTGGATGATGGCTGGCCGACTTCGCTCAAGGTCTCG GTGCCTTTCTGGAACGGATGCAACGAGGATGAGCACTGCGTCCCCGACCTCGTCCTTGACGCTAGAAGTGATGTTCCAAGTGCCAT GGAGTACTGCAGAAGAGCCCTGAGAAAGTCGCCGTCCGACTGCGCGGCTTACACGCTGTCCTTCGACACGTCCATCTTCATCATCGAGAGCACCAGGAGGAGGGTGGCCGTCGAGGCGACGCTGGAGAACAGGGGTGAAAACGCCTACAGCACTGTCCTGAACATCTCTTTCTCGAGAAACCTCCAGTTCGCCAGCTTGATTCAGAAG GACGACGCAGACGGCAACATCGAGTGCGCGGCCGAGGACAAGCACCCCGGCCGGAAGGTGTGCAACGTGAGCTACCCGTTCTTCCGAGCCAAGGCCAAG GTAGCTTTTCGCCTGGATTTTGAATTCAGCAAGTCGGTTTTTCTTCCAAGCATGGAGATCTATTTGACCGCCAGCAG CGACAGCGACGAGAGCGAGAGCACCAGGGGGGACAACGCCGTCCTGCTCCGCTACCCGCTCAAGTACGAGGCCGACCTGCTCTTCACCAG GACGTCGAGCTTGGACTACTACGAGCTCAAGCCCAACAGCTCCCTGGAGCGATTCGACGGCCTCGGCCCCCCGTTCCAGTGCCGGTTCAAG cTGCAGAACCTGGGCTTCTTCCCCGTGGAGGGCGTCACCATCAAATTCACCATCCCGGTGGCCACCCGGGGCGGGAATCGCCTGCTGCTCCTGACGGATTTCACACCGGCCCAG GAGAACGCAACCTGCAACGTCTGGGGAAACGCCACCGACTACCGGCGTGCGCCGGCGGAGGAGGACCTCCTGGGGACCCCGCAGCTG AACCACAGCAACGCGGACGTCGTCTCCATCGACTGCGACGTGAAGCTCACGCCGAACGAGGAGACGGATTTCCGCTTGGGCGGCAGCCTGTGGGTGAAGTCGCTGAAAGCA CTGAAGTTCAAGTCGCTGAAGCTCACCACCAACGCTGTGCTCCAGCGGCGCTTCCGGAGCCCCTTCGTCTTCCGCGAGGAGGACCCCAGCCGGCAG GTGACATTTGAGATCTCCAAGCCGGAGGAGTCGCGGATCCCCATCTGGATCGTCCTCGGCAGCACGCTGGGAGGCCTGCTGCTCCTCGCCCTCCTCGTCCTCGCGCTCTGGAAG GGCGTTTGA
- the ITGA11 gene encoding integrin alpha-11 isoform X1, whose translation MDPRRGLAVAWVLCLLPGFSDAFNIDTKRPKIIAGSKEAYFGYTVQQHDIGGKKWLVVGAPYETNGQQKTGDVYKCPVNGDTHSNCTKLNLGRVTLSNVSERKDNMRLGLSLATNPKDNSFLACSPLWSHECGSSYYTTGMCSRVNSNFRFSKTVAPALQRCQTYMDIIIVLDGSNSIYPWVEVQHFLINILKKFYIGPGQIQVGVVQYGEDVVHEFHLNDYRSVKDVVAAASHIEQRGGTETRTAYGIEFARSEAFQKGGRKGAKRVMIVITDGESHDSPDLEKVIEDSEKDNVTRYAVAVLGYYNRRGINPEAFLNEIKFIASDPDDKHFFNVTDEAALKDIVDALGERIFSLEGTNNKNEISFGLEMSQTGFSSHIVEDGILLGAVGAYDWNGAVLKETSSGKVIPLRESYLQEFPEELKNHGAYLGYTVSSVVSAERRRIYVAGAPRFNHTGKVIIFTMHNNRNLSIHQALKGEQIGSYYGSEISSVDVNGDGVTDALLVGAPMYFSEGRERGKVYVYALRENRFVFSGALEDLQSYQNSRFGSCIATVPDLNQDSYNDVVVGAPLEDDHQGAIYIFHGFEETILKKYKQRIAAVDLGPGLMYFGCSIHGQLDLNEDGLIDLAVGSLGNAVLLWSRSVVQINASVRFEPSKINIFTKDCKRNGKDATCMSAFVCFAAVFLSAHFQTASVAMRYDATIDERRYTPRAHLDENADRHTRKVLTLLAGQEHCDRLNFHVLDTADYVKPVAFSVDYDLVSPEDGPMLDDGWPTSLKVSVPFWNGCNEDEHCVPDLVLDARSDVPSAMEYCRRALRKSPSDCAAYTLSFDTSIFIIESTRRRVAVEATLENRGENAYSTVLNISFSRNLQFASLIQKDDADGNIECAAEDKHPGRKVCNVSYPFFRAKAKVAFRLDFEFSKSVFLPSMEIYLTASSDSDESESTRGDNAVLLRYPLKYEADLLFTRTSSLDYYELKPNSSLERFDGLGPPFQCRFKLQNLGFFPVEGVTIKFTIPVATRGGNRLLLLTDFTPAQENATCNVWGNATDYRRAPAEEDLLGTPQLNHSNADVVSIDCDVKLTPNEETDFRLGGSLWVKSLKALKFKSLKLTTNAVLQRRFRSPFVFREEDPSRQVTFEISKPEESRIPIWIVLGSTLGGLLLLALLVLALWKLGFFKSGSRKRDSEQEQSAKVLE comes from the exons GCTGGTGGTGGGAGCGCCCTACGAAACCAACGGACAGCAAAAGACGGGAGACGTCTACAAGTGCCCGGTGAACGGTGACACCCACAGCAACTGCACCAAACTCAACCTAG GAAGAGTGACGCTTTCCAACGTCTCCGAGCGGAAGGATAACATGCGCCTTGGTCTGAGCCTGGCCACCAACCCCAAGGACAACAGCTTCCTG GCCTGCAGCCCTCTCTGGTCCCACGAGTGTGGGAGCTCTTACTACACCACAGGAATGTGCTCCAGGGTGAACTCCAACTTCAGATTCTCCAAGACCGTGGCTCCCGCTCTCCAGA GATGCCAGACGTACATGGACATAATCATAGTTCTGGATGGATCAAACAGCATATACCCTTGGGTTGAAGTTCAGCACTTCCTGATAAACATCTTGAAAAAATTCTATATTGGCCCTGGCCAGATTCAA GTTGGAGTCGTTCAGTACGGAGAAGACGTCGTCCATGAGTTTCATTTAAATGACTACCGGTCTGTAAAAGATGTGGTAGCGGCTGCCAGTCACATAGAGCAAAGAGGCGGCACCGAAACCCGGACAGCCTACGGGATAGAGTTTGCTCG CTCGGAAGCGTTTCAGAAAGGTGGCCGGAAAGGGGCAAAGAGAGTAATGATTGTAATCACAGATGGAGAGTCGCACGACAGCCCAGACCTGGAGAAGGTGATCGAGGACAGCGAGAAGGACAACGTCACCCGCTATGCGGTGGCT GTCCTGGGCTATTACAACAGAAGAGGAATCAATCCGGAAGCCTTTCTGAACGAAATAAAATTCATAGCGAGCGACCCGGACGACAAGCACTTCTTCAACGTCACAGACGAAGCCGCGCTCAAAGACATAGTGGATGCGCTGGGAGAAAGGATATTCAGCCTGGAAG gaACTAACAACAAGAATGAAATCTCCTTTGGACTGGAAATGTCCCAGACTGGATTTTCATCACATATTGTGGAA gaCGGGATCTTGCTGGGGGCGGTGGGTGCCTACGACTGGAACGGAGCGGTCCTCAAGGAAACCAGCAGCGGGAAGGTCATCCCGCTCCGCGAGTCCTATCTGCAGGAGTTCCCCGAAGAGCTGAAAAATCACGGCGCTTATTTAG gtTACACCGTCTCCTCCGTGGTGTCGGCCGAGCGCCGGCGGATCTACGTCGCCGGAGCGCCCCGGTTCAACCACACGGGGAAGGTCATCATCTTCACCATGCACAACAACCGGAACCTCAGCATCCACCAGGCGCTGAAGGGCGAGCAG ATCGGCTCCTACTACGGCAGCGAGATCAGCTCGGTGGACGTGAACGGCGACGGCGTCACGGACGCGCTGCTGGTGGGAGCCCCCATGTACTTCAGcgagggcagggagagggggaaggtCTACGTCTACGCCCTGAGAGAG AACCGCTTCGTTTTCAGCGGGGCCCTCGAGGATCTGCAGAGCTACCAGAACTCCCGGTTCGGCTCCTGCATCGCCACGGTCCCTGATCTCAACCAGGACTCCTACAACGACGTCGTCGTCGGGGCGCCTCTGGAAGACGACCACCAAGGAGCAATATACATCTTCCATGGCTTTGAAGAGACCATCCTGAAGAAATACAAGCAG aggatAGCAGCTGTGGACCTCGGACCAGGCCTGATGTATTTTGGATGCAGTATCCATGGACAGCTGGATCTGAATGAAGATGGGCTCATAGACTTAGCAGTTGGCTCTCTTGGGAATGCCGTGCTCTTATG GTCCCGCAGCGTCGTCCAAATCAACGCCAGCGTCCGCTTCGAGCCGTCCAAAATCAACATCTTCACCAAGGACTGCAAGCGGAACGGGAAGGATGCCACCTGCATGTCAGCCTTCGTCTGCTTCGCCGCagtcttcctctctgctcactTCCAGACGGCCAGCGTGG CAATGAGGTACGATGCCACCATCGACGAGCGGAGGTACACGCCGCGGGCCCACCTGGACGAGAACGCGGACAGGCACACTCGCAAGGTGCTCACCTTGCTCGCCGGACAAGAGCACTGCGACAGGCTGAACTTCCACGTATTG GACACAGCTGACTATGTGAAGCCGGTGGCATTTTCCGTAGACTATGACCTGGTGAGCCCTGAGGATGGTCCCATGCTGGATGATGGCTGGCCGACTTCGCTCAAGGTCTCG GTGCCTTTCTGGAACGGATGCAACGAGGATGAGCACTGCGTCCCCGACCTCGTCCTTGACGCTAGAAGTGATGTTCCAAGTGCCAT GGAGTACTGCAGAAGAGCCCTGAGAAAGTCGCCGTCCGACTGCGCGGCTTACACGCTGTCCTTCGACACGTCCATCTTCATCATCGAGAGCACCAGGAGGAGGGTGGCCGTCGAGGCGACGCTGGAGAACAGGGGTGAAAACGCCTACAGCACTGTCCTGAACATCTCTTTCTCGAGAAACCTCCAGTTCGCCAGCTTGATTCAGAAG GACGACGCAGACGGCAACATCGAGTGCGCGGCCGAGGACAAGCACCCCGGCCGGAAGGTGTGCAACGTGAGCTACCCGTTCTTCCGAGCCAAGGCCAAG GTAGCTTTTCGCCTGGATTTTGAATTCAGCAAGTCGGTTTTTCTTCCAAGCATGGAGATCTATTTGACCGCCAGCAG CGACAGCGACGAGAGCGAGAGCACCAGGGGGGACAACGCCGTCCTGCTCCGCTACCCGCTCAAGTACGAGGCCGACCTGCTCTTCACCAG GACGTCGAGCTTGGACTACTACGAGCTCAAGCCCAACAGCTCCCTGGAGCGATTCGACGGCCTCGGCCCCCCGTTCCAGTGCCGGTTCAAG cTGCAGAACCTGGGCTTCTTCCCCGTGGAGGGCGTCACCATCAAATTCACCATCCCGGTGGCCACCCGGGGCGGGAATCGCCTGCTGCTCCTGACGGATTTCACACCGGCCCAG GAGAACGCAACCTGCAACGTCTGGGGAAACGCCACCGACTACCGGCGTGCGCCGGCGGAGGAGGACCTCCTGGGGACCCCGCAGCTG AACCACAGCAACGCGGACGTCGTCTCCATCGACTGCGACGTGAAGCTCACGCCGAACGAGGAGACGGATTTCCGCTTGGGCGGCAGCCTGTGGGTGAAGTCGCTGAAAGCA CTGAAGTTCAAGTCGCTGAAGCTCACCACCAACGCTGTGCTCCAGCGGCGCTTCCGGAGCCCCTTCGTCTTCCGCGAGGAGGACCCCAGCCGGCAG GTGACATTTGAGATCTCCAAGCCGGAGGAGTCGCGGATCCCCATCTGGATCGTCCTCGGCAGCACGCTGGGAGGCCTGCTGCTCCTCGCCCTCCTCGTCCTCGCGCTCTGGAAG CTTGGCTTTTTTAAAAGTGGCAGCCGCAAGAGAGATTCGGAGCAGGAGCAGAGTGCCAAAGTGTTAGAATGA
- the ITGA11 gene encoding integrin alpha-11 isoform X2, protein MDPRRGLAVAWVLCLLPGFSDAFNIDTKRPKIIAGSKEAYFGYTVQQHDIGGKKWLVVGAPYETNGQQKTGDVYKCPVNGDTHSNCTKLNLGRVTLSNVSERKDNMRLGLSLATNPKDNSFLACSPLWSHECGSSYYTTGMCSRVNSNFRFSKTVAPALQRCQTYMDIIIVLDGSNSIYPWVEVQHFLINILKKFYIGPGQIQVGVVQYGEDVVHEFHLNDYRSVKDVVAAASHIEQRGGTETRTAYGIEFARSEAFQKGGRKGAKRVMIVITDGESHDSPDLEKVIEDSEKDNVTRYAVAVLGYYNRRGINPEAFLNEIKFIASDPDDKHFFNVTDEAALKDIVDALGERIFSLEGTNNKNEISFGLEMSQTGFSSHIVEDGILLGAVGAYDWNGAVLKETSSGKVIPLRESYLQEFPEELKNHGAYLGYTVSSVVSAERRRIYVAGAPRFNHTGKVIIFTMHNNRNLSIHQALKGEQIGSYYGSEISSVDVNGDGVTDALLVGAPMYFSEGRERGKVYVYALRENRFVFSGALEDLQSYQNSRFGSCIATVPDLNQDSYNDVVVGAPLEDDHQGAIYIFHGFEETILKKYKQRIAAVDLGPGLMYFGCSIHGQLDLNEDGLIDLAVGSLGNAVLLWSRSVVQINASVRFEPSKINIFTKDCKRNGKDATCMSAFVCFAAVFLSAHFQTASVAMRYDATIDERRYTPRAHLDENADRHTRKVLTLLAGQEHCDRLNFHVLDTADYVKPVAFSVDYDLVSPEDGPMLDDGWPTSLKVSVPFWNGCNEDEHCVPDLVLDARSDVPSAMEYCRRALRKSPSDCAAYTLSFDTSIFIIESTRRRVAVEATLENRGENAYSTVLNISFSRNLQFASLIQKDDADGNIECAAEDKHPGRKVCNVSYPFFRAKAKVAFRLDFEFSKSVFLPSMEIYLTASSDSDESESTRGDNAVLLRYPLKYEADLLFTRTSSLDYYELKPNSSLERFDGLGPPFQCRFKLQNLGFFPVEGVTIKFTIPVATRGGNRLLLLTDFTPAQENATCNVWGNATDYRRAPAEEDLLGTPQLNHSNADVVSIDCDVKLTPNEETDFRLGGSLWVKSLKALKFKSLKLTTNAVLQRRFRSPFVFREEDPSRQVTFEISKPEESRIPIWIVLGSTLGGLLLLALLVLALWKHS, encoded by the exons GCTGGTGGTGGGAGCGCCCTACGAAACCAACGGACAGCAAAAGACGGGAGACGTCTACAAGTGCCCGGTGAACGGTGACACCCACAGCAACTGCACCAAACTCAACCTAG GAAGAGTGACGCTTTCCAACGTCTCCGAGCGGAAGGATAACATGCGCCTTGGTCTGAGCCTGGCCACCAACCCCAAGGACAACAGCTTCCTG GCCTGCAGCCCTCTCTGGTCCCACGAGTGTGGGAGCTCTTACTACACCACAGGAATGTGCTCCAGGGTGAACTCCAACTTCAGATTCTCCAAGACCGTGGCTCCCGCTCTCCAGA GATGCCAGACGTACATGGACATAATCATAGTTCTGGATGGATCAAACAGCATATACCCTTGGGTTGAAGTTCAGCACTTCCTGATAAACATCTTGAAAAAATTCTATATTGGCCCTGGCCAGATTCAA GTTGGAGTCGTTCAGTACGGAGAAGACGTCGTCCATGAGTTTCATTTAAATGACTACCGGTCTGTAAAAGATGTGGTAGCGGCTGCCAGTCACATAGAGCAAAGAGGCGGCACCGAAACCCGGACAGCCTACGGGATAGAGTTTGCTCG CTCGGAAGCGTTTCAGAAAGGTGGCCGGAAAGGGGCAAAGAGAGTAATGATTGTAATCACAGATGGAGAGTCGCACGACAGCCCAGACCTGGAGAAGGTGATCGAGGACAGCGAGAAGGACAACGTCACCCGCTATGCGGTGGCT GTCCTGGGCTATTACAACAGAAGAGGAATCAATCCGGAAGCCTTTCTGAACGAAATAAAATTCATAGCGAGCGACCCGGACGACAAGCACTTCTTCAACGTCACAGACGAAGCCGCGCTCAAAGACATAGTGGATGCGCTGGGAGAAAGGATATTCAGCCTGGAAG gaACTAACAACAAGAATGAAATCTCCTTTGGACTGGAAATGTCCCAGACTGGATTTTCATCACATATTGTGGAA gaCGGGATCTTGCTGGGGGCGGTGGGTGCCTACGACTGGAACGGAGCGGTCCTCAAGGAAACCAGCAGCGGGAAGGTCATCCCGCTCCGCGAGTCCTATCTGCAGGAGTTCCCCGAAGAGCTGAAAAATCACGGCGCTTATTTAG gtTACACCGTCTCCTCCGTGGTGTCGGCCGAGCGCCGGCGGATCTACGTCGCCGGAGCGCCCCGGTTCAACCACACGGGGAAGGTCATCATCTTCACCATGCACAACAACCGGAACCTCAGCATCCACCAGGCGCTGAAGGGCGAGCAG ATCGGCTCCTACTACGGCAGCGAGATCAGCTCGGTGGACGTGAACGGCGACGGCGTCACGGACGCGCTGCTGGTGGGAGCCCCCATGTACTTCAGcgagggcagggagagggggaaggtCTACGTCTACGCCCTGAGAGAG AACCGCTTCGTTTTCAGCGGGGCCCTCGAGGATCTGCAGAGCTACCAGAACTCCCGGTTCGGCTCCTGCATCGCCACGGTCCCTGATCTCAACCAGGACTCCTACAACGACGTCGTCGTCGGGGCGCCTCTGGAAGACGACCACCAAGGAGCAATATACATCTTCCATGGCTTTGAAGAGACCATCCTGAAGAAATACAAGCAG aggatAGCAGCTGTGGACCTCGGACCAGGCCTGATGTATTTTGGATGCAGTATCCATGGACAGCTGGATCTGAATGAAGATGGGCTCATAGACTTAGCAGTTGGCTCTCTTGGGAATGCCGTGCTCTTATG GTCCCGCAGCGTCGTCCAAATCAACGCCAGCGTCCGCTTCGAGCCGTCCAAAATCAACATCTTCACCAAGGACTGCAAGCGGAACGGGAAGGATGCCACCTGCATGTCAGCCTTCGTCTGCTTCGCCGCagtcttcctctctgctcactTCCAGACGGCCAGCGTGG CAATGAGGTACGATGCCACCATCGACGAGCGGAGGTACACGCCGCGGGCCCACCTGGACGAGAACGCGGACAGGCACACTCGCAAGGTGCTCACCTTGCTCGCCGGACAAGAGCACTGCGACAGGCTGAACTTCCACGTATTG GACACAGCTGACTATGTGAAGCCGGTGGCATTTTCCGTAGACTATGACCTGGTGAGCCCTGAGGATGGTCCCATGCTGGATGATGGCTGGCCGACTTCGCTCAAGGTCTCG GTGCCTTTCTGGAACGGATGCAACGAGGATGAGCACTGCGTCCCCGACCTCGTCCTTGACGCTAGAAGTGATGTTCCAAGTGCCAT GGAGTACTGCAGAAGAGCCCTGAGAAAGTCGCCGTCCGACTGCGCGGCTTACACGCTGTCCTTCGACACGTCCATCTTCATCATCGAGAGCACCAGGAGGAGGGTGGCCGTCGAGGCGACGCTGGAGAACAGGGGTGAAAACGCCTACAGCACTGTCCTGAACATCTCTTTCTCGAGAAACCTCCAGTTCGCCAGCTTGATTCAGAAG GACGACGCAGACGGCAACATCGAGTGCGCGGCCGAGGACAAGCACCCCGGCCGGAAGGTGTGCAACGTGAGCTACCCGTTCTTCCGAGCCAAGGCCAAG GTAGCTTTTCGCCTGGATTTTGAATTCAGCAAGTCGGTTTTTCTTCCAAGCATGGAGATCTATTTGACCGCCAGCAG CGACAGCGACGAGAGCGAGAGCACCAGGGGGGACAACGCCGTCCTGCTCCGCTACCCGCTCAAGTACGAGGCCGACCTGCTCTTCACCAG GACGTCGAGCTTGGACTACTACGAGCTCAAGCCCAACAGCTCCCTGGAGCGATTCGACGGCCTCGGCCCCCCGTTCCAGTGCCGGTTCAAG cTGCAGAACCTGGGCTTCTTCCCCGTGGAGGGCGTCACCATCAAATTCACCATCCCGGTGGCCACCCGGGGCGGGAATCGCCTGCTGCTCCTGACGGATTTCACACCGGCCCAG GAGAACGCAACCTGCAACGTCTGGGGAAACGCCACCGACTACCGGCGTGCGCCGGCGGAGGAGGACCTCCTGGGGACCCCGCAGCTG AACCACAGCAACGCGGACGTCGTCTCCATCGACTGCGACGTGAAGCTCACGCCGAACGAGGAGACGGATTTCCGCTTGGGCGGCAGCCTGTGGGTGAAGTCGCTGAAAGCA CTGAAGTTCAAGTCGCTGAAGCTCACCACCAACGCTGTGCTCCAGCGGCGCTTCCGGAGCCCCTTCGTCTTCCGCGAGGAGGACCCCAGCCGGCAG GTGACATTTGAGATCTCCAAGCCGGAGGAGTCGCGGATCCCCATCTGGATCGTCCTCGGCAGCACGCTGGGAGGCCTGCTGCTCCTCGCCCTCCTCGTCCTCGCGCTCTGGAAG CATTCTTAG